In the genome of Sulfuricella sp., one region contains:
- the raiA gene encoding ribosome-associated translation inhibitor RaiA, which produces MNLTITGHHVDVTPAIHDYVTSKLDKITRHFDQVIDVKVILSVEKLVQKAEVSVHMRGNDVFVQSEDADMYAAIDSLVDKLDRQILKHKEKNGNHHSDVKHQAAEE; this is translated from the coding sequence ATGAACCTGACTATCACCGGCCACCACGTAGATGTAACCCCTGCCATTCACGACTACGTCACCAGCAAGCTGGACAAAATTACCCGCCACTTCGATCAGGTCATTGACGTCAAGGTCATTCTGTCTGTCGAAAAACTTGTTCAAAAAGCAGAAGTAAGCGTCCACATGAGGGGAAATGACGTATTTGTACAGTCCGAAGATGCAGACATGTATGCCGCGATTGATTCCCTGGTGGACAAGCTGGATCGTCAGATCCTCAAGCACAAGGAAAAAAATGGCAACCACCACAGTGATGTAAAACACCAGGCTGCCGAGGAATAA
- a CDS encoding RNA polymerase factor sigma-54: MKQSLQLKLSQHLALTPQLQQSIRLLQLSSLELNQELEQFLENNPLLERVEPDSGTTSTEEAGSFGPAGQETAVAPAEESGEPPQQEDSFADDHDIWNESAPSHGMRDDNDEPDYPQQDAGVTSLRDHLNWQLNLTQLPLRDRTIVSLMIDALSDDGYLTQSLDEIAEMLPAELEIDPLEIDTALKHLQNFEPLGVGARNLGECLALQLEALPSDTHYRDIALRITRQYLEHLASRDYNKLKKLLQCDDDNLRGAQHLITHLNPRPGSVFAAADTRYVVADVIVKKIKGMWVASLNREAMPKLRVNRMYADILSRNREGGGQQLASQLQEARWMVKNIEQRFDTILRVSQAIVDRQKHFFEHGEVAMRPLVLREIAEEVGLHESTISRVTTQKYMLTPRGIFELKYFFGSHVATETGGACSATAIRALIKQLVGAENSKKPLSDTQITEILAQQGIVVARRTVAKYREALQIPAVSLRKSL; the protein is encoded by the coding sequence ATGAAACAAAGCCTCCAGCTCAAGCTTTCCCAACACCTGGCCCTGACCCCGCAACTGCAGCAGTCAATACGATTGCTGCAGCTGTCCTCGCTGGAGCTTAACCAGGAGCTGGAGCAGTTCCTCGAGAACAACCCCCTGCTGGAACGCGTTGAACCGGATTCCGGCACCACCAGCACAGAAGAAGCCGGATCATTTGGCCCGGCCGGGCAGGAAACCGCAGTAGCGCCAGCGGAGGAAAGCGGCGAGCCGCCGCAGCAGGAAGACAGCTTCGCTGATGACCATGACATCTGGAATGAATCAGCCCCCTCCCACGGCATGCGCGATGACAATGACGAACCGGATTACCCGCAGCAAGATGCGGGCGTCACCAGCTTGCGCGATCATCTGAACTGGCAACTCAATCTTACCCAGCTTCCGCTGCGCGATCGCACCATTGTGTCGCTGATGATCGACGCGCTCAGTGATGACGGTTATCTGACGCAGAGCCTGGACGAGATTGCAGAAATGTTGCCCGCCGAGCTGGAGATCGACCCGCTGGAAATCGACACTGCCCTGAAACATTTGCAGAATTTCGAGCCGCTGGGTGTTGGCGCCCGTAACTTGGGTGAATGCCTGGCTCTGCAGCTTGAGGCCTTGCCGTCAGATACGCATTATCGCGATATTGCCCTGCGAATTACCCGGCAATATCTTGAACATTTGGCAAGCAGGGATTACAACAAGCTGAAAAAGCTGTTGCAGTGTGATGATGACAATCTACGTGGCGCGCAGCATCTTATCACTCATCTCAACCCCCGGCCGGGCTCGGTCTTCGCCGCCGCTGACACGCGCTACGTCGTGGCCGATGTCATCGTCAAAAAGATCAAAGGCATGTGGGTCGCCAGCCTGAACCGCGAGGCCATGCCCAAGCTGCGCGTCAACCGCATGTATGCCGATATTCTGAGCCGCAACCGGGAGGGTGGCGGACAGCAACTCGCCAGCCAGCTGCAGGAAGCGCGCTGGATGGTCAAGAACATCGAACAGCGCTTTGATACCATTCTGCGAGTATCACAAGCCATCGTGGATCGGCAGAAACACTTTTTCGAACATGGCGAAGTCGCCATGCGGCCCTTGGTGCTGCGCGAGATTGCGGAAGAAGTCGGCCTGCATGAATCCACGATATCCCGTGTCACCACGCAGAAGTACATGCTCACACCCAGAGGAATTTTCGAACTGAAATACTTCTTCGGCAGCCATGTGGCGACCGAAACCGGTGGCGCCTGCTCGGCCACCGCCATCCGCGCCCTGATCAAGCAACTGGTAGGGGCAGAAAACAGCAAGAAACCGCTCAGCGATACCCAGATTACTGAAATTCTGGCACAACAGGGTATCGTGGTCGCCCGCCGTACCGTTGCCAAATACCGCGAGGCATTACAAATCCCCGCAGTTTCACTACGCAAGTCTCTCTAA
- the ptsN gene encoding PTS IIA-like nitrogen regulatory protein PtsN, which translates to MELIAKILPPENVIAELDVGSKKRAFEHVGEMLEQSLHLGRSKIFDSLFAREKLGSTGLGHGIAIPHGRIKGLQDTLGVFVHLKEPIPFDAPDGAPVSLLFVLLVPEQATDLHLQILGELAHMFSDHHLREQLNASRDRETLHHLLTTWAPHAANKR; encoded by the coding sequence ATGGAGCTCATCGCAAAAATACTCCCACCCGAGAATGTCATCGCGGAACTCGATGTGGGGAGCAAAAAACGGGCTTTCGAGCATGTCGGCGAAATGCTGGAACAAAGCCTGCATCTCGGCCGCAGCAAGATATTCGACAGCCTGTTCGCGCGCGAAAAACTGGGCTCTACCGGCCTCGGACATGGCATCGCCATTCCGCACGGGCGAATCAAGGGCCTGCAGGATACCCTGGGTGTATTTGTACACCTGAAAGAGCCGATCCCCTTCGATGCCCCGGACGGCGCGCCGGTGTCGCTGCTTTTCGTGCTGCTGGTGCCGGAACAGGCGACCGATCTGCACCTGCAGATTCTGGGTGAATTGGCTCACATGTTCAGCGACCACCATTTGCGCGAGCAACTGAATGCCAGCCGCGACCGCGAAACCCTGCACCACCTTCTCACCACCTGGGCGCCCCATGCCGCAAATAAGCGTTAA